Part of the Coregonus clupeaformis isolate EN_2021a chromosome 8, ASM2061545v1, whole genome shotgun sequence genome, agctcatgctttttaccACCCTATCATAACCCCCAAAAAACTGTTTagtttcaaaatatattttaaaccaCAGTATGTCAATCTCATGGACTGTCAATCCTTGCATCTACACTGGGGATTAAATATAGGTGGTAGAGGGAGGACTGacagtcagtggtgtaaagtacttaagtaaaaatactataAAGTActaaagtagtttttttgggttactatttatattttttgactacttttactttactacattccttaagaaaatatggtactttttactccatacattttcttgacacccaaaagtactcgttacattttgaatgcttagcaggacaggacaatagtccaattcacacacttatcaacagaacatccctggtcatccctactgcctctgatctggcagactcactaaactgacatgcttcgtttgtaaattatgtctgagtgttcccctggctatccgtaaacttaaaaaaacaagaacattgtgctgtctagtttgcttaatataaggaattgttaatgatttatacttttacttttgatacttaagtaaatgtaattgctaaaatatacttttgatacttaagtactactcaagtagtattttactgtgttacttttacttttgtcattttctattaaggtatctttacttttactcaagtatgacaattgggtactttttccaccactgctgacAGTCATACCTCATATCAGAGGTGTCGAGGGCTTCTCATTCATATAGAAATATTGTATAGCCTATAGTTTTGAATACATGGTTTACAGTATCAATATATGTTGAAGATTTTCAACCTAAATGCATTGTCCTTTGGGTGGGGATAAAGTTGTTTGTCCATGTACCAAATGTGTTGTTACATCTGACGTACGGCAAGTTCTGCCTTCATTTGGTTAGGAACTATTTTGTTTGGCAGTGTTGGCAAGTTGGCTCACTTCTTGTTGCAGCTTTGACAGAAACTAACGTTGTGCTCACTGCTCAAATACCTTTCAAGATTTTGACATACAATGAGGCAACTTCACAAGTATGACGAAATAGTCCAATACATTATGGTAAGTTCCTCCTCCGAACTAAAACATAAGTACATGTACTGTAAGAGAAACAAAAAAAGGACTTATTCATGGTAACCAAATAGATGTATTTATGCATGGGAAAGCTGACAGAAGCGATACAATTTAGGCTTTGACCAATGGAGGTCAAGCTTGAAGGGCGATAGATTACCAAAATAACAAATCTAGGCTACAATATGGATAGCTAGAAAGTACAGCCTATAGAAACCCAGCGTCAGCAATCAAAAATGTAGGTTTTGTTGAGGACAAAATAGCAGGGGTGATGGGACTCCTATTAGGCTGCTCTAAAAAACTAAAGTCAAAAACACCTTAAAAAGTTTTATTTTTGAGACTACCCTAATATGTCACAGTTAGGGGGTTTGATTATGGGTAGGCtgagggttaaagttaggggttGGCATGCCAGTCACATGCCTTTAGTCGCACCAGCAGAGCACAGCTTCAGACATCAGATCTTTGTGGCCTGCATCCCGCTGTCGCCCCTCGACGGCGACTTGGGCTGCTCCCGGATCCTCCGCGAGGCAAAGGCGTACAGGAAGGGGTCCAGGCAGCTGTTCACAAACGTGAAGCTCCGGACGACACGCGCTGCCACGCTTCTGTGGCGTAGCAGCGCTGCCGACGCCTCTGGCCAGGAAGCCCGCAGCACAATGCCGGCGATGTCCACCACGTTGACAATGTGCACAGGGATCCAGAGGATGAAGAAGGCGACCACCACACTGGTGACCAGCCACGTCAACTTGGTGCTGCTGAACAGCGCCGTCTGGTTCACCCGCCGGTGGAGGCAGCAGTAGGACGTGACCAGCACAGAGAACGGGACAACGAACCCTAAAAGGGTCTCCAAGACGAGGACAGCAACTCTTTCAGCCTCAGAGCCTGTGTTTCGTTGGCACTTGAGCTCGCCATCGCCCACATCGCGAGTGGCAACGGCGGGGGCAGTCAGGGCACAGGCGAGCCCCCACAGGGCCAGGAGCAGCGCCGCCTCCCCCTTGCGCCGCAGCCTGTTCCACATCTGCGGGTAGAGCACCTGGAGGTAGCGCTGGACCCCGAGTAGAGTGACCGTTAGCACGTTAGCATACAGGCTGAGGTAGAGCAGGAAGGTGGCTAGCTTGCAGGCGGCACGGCCCAGAGTCCATCTGTGCAGGAGAGTATAGATCCACACGGGCACCGTGGCCAGGCACAGGATGTCGGAGGACGCCAAGTTCAGCATGAGGCACAGGGTGAAGTTGGGGCGTCGGGACGAGCGGCGCAGGATGACCACCAGGACAGCTATGTTACCAGGGAGGCCCAGCGCACAGCAAAGCCCCAGGACGATGCTCGAAATCAGGCGGCCCGAATCCGGGGAGGTGGAGTCCAAGCTAGAGGAGTTGGAAGAGTTGAGGTTCTCCATGGTCGGTGAAAGAATAAGAGATCTATGAGTTATCTGGAAGACAGTAGATTTTAGACATTAATTCTTAGTTTCTCGTTTTTTAAATCCTCACAAGTTTGTTATCGTCTCCTCTTGTCATAGAGTGATAATAAGGAAATTGATGTGGGTTAACTGCCTCTGGTCAGCTTCCTCTGCATGAGctgaatgtgtgtgggtgtgtgtgtgtgttagagagaggtggagagatgttTGTGGTTAACAGTTAGATACTTTTGTCATTAAGGCTACAGCCAACCTGAGTCTCAGAAATAGACACAATAAACTGAAAAGATAGTTAGTTACAAGCTATAGGCAAAGCATCTACTGTAGATGTGCCTAGGGGCCAGCCATGcagttttgtatattttttccCATGAAATCATTCTTCATTTTCCTGTGATTTTAACTTGTGTCAAAAGTTTAAATGATTTGAACCTCTTTCAGAAATGGATGCATAATACATTTATTCCATCTCTTTGTTGCAGGGGCTTGATAAAGGAACAGATTTTTCTTAGCGCTCGGTTAACTTTGGACAATAGCTTcaatgctgccatctagtggcaagATAAGGACAGAAAGACTATATCAAACATGATTGCACTTTTAATTTCCTCCCTGCCACAGATTCTAGCATAAATCTACCATGACTGCTATCTTATGTTATCTTAATTTGGGAAGATATTGACAACAACTGGACATTTGTACGAAGCACATTTACTTGCagatacacatatatacagtacttGCATTCTCGTGTTTCTTTAACTCACATCGTAGTTCTTGTGTTTTTAATCTATTTTCTATTTCTATATTATCATCATCATAACTGCATTGTTGTCAAAGAGCTCTCAAGGTAAGAATTTCCTTGTACTGTTTTAaacctgttgtatcctgtgcacgtggcGAATTCACTTTGAAACTTGAGGGGGAAGCGACTATC contains:
- the LOC123491384 gene encoding leukotriene B4 receptor 1-like; this encodes MENLNSSNSSSLDSTSPDSGRLISSIVLGLCCALGLPGNIAVLVVILRRSSRRPNFTLCLMLNLASSDILCLATVPVWIYTLLHRWTLGRAACKLATFLLYLSLYANVLTVTLLGVQRYLQVLYPQMWNRLRRKGEAALLLALWGLACALTAPAVATRDVGDGELKCQRNTGSEAERVAVLVLETLLGFVVPFSVLVTSYCCLHRRVNQTALFSSTKLTWLVTSVVVAFFILWIPVHIVNVVDIAGIVLRASWPEASAALLRHRSVAARVVRSFTFVNSCLDPFLYAFASRRIREQPKSPSRGDSGMQATKI